In a genomic window of Pantoea agglomerans:
- a CDS encoding efflux RND transporter permease subunit, with protein sequence MKQGFNLSAWALKQQQLMAFLMLLIMTAGIISYEQLSRNEDPAFTIKTAVVSAQWPGANLSDTVNLVTDTLEKKLQEIPWLDYVQSETHAGRCVIFINLRDNTPPEQVADIWYQVRKKMQDVAPSLPQGVQGPAVNDEFEDTFGTIYGFTADGFTLRELRDRVDSIRRDLMSLPDVGKIQLLGEQEEQLVVAFSPRQLSAMGLDLQQVADALRAQNLVEPAGIARTADDTVALRVSGAFSSEESLRAVTLRVNNRYIPLTDIASIIRRPAEPPAPLFRVNGQPAIGLAVSMAPTGNMLDFGQALRSRMNSEAAQLPHGIEMTRIADQSAVVKEAVSGFVHVLGEAVIIVLAVSFVSLGLRAGLVVAAAIPLVLAMTFVCMHLAGIGLQRISLGALIIALGLLVDDAMITVETMVARLEAGDSRASAATYAFTSTAFPMLTGTLVMIAGFIPVGFAASSAGEYCYTLFAVVLIALISSWVVAVLFSPLTGSWLLPGTLQKHTAGRGLPGRLYQRLLAGVLRHRLLTTGLALVALVLAGVGTTYMQGEFFPASDRPELLVSLSLPANASQEATLRQTERLERAVSASRDVDHYSSYVGTGAIRFYLPMDVLLDDENTAQLVVVARSLAARERLQHYLDRVLDRDFSDITTRVSPLELGPPVGWPVRYRVSGPDYRRVQALAERLSTLLGASPLTREVNQTAGEPERVITLKVNQTAARAAGLSSDQIARYLNTIWSGSLVTTVRDRNRLIDVVLQGNADERRNLDSLSGMLLTSSSGAKIPLAQVATPEWGLEDPVIWRRQRLPFITVQTDLAPGMRAETVSAGLKPLINHMRAELPAGYTISEDGAVAESDKGNSSVFAILPVTLLCMLVLLMIQLKRVSRMLLALLMAPFGLPGIVLAMLPTGTPMGFVALLGIIALAGMIIRNAVILITEADHNRESGMHYNAAIGAAAAHRARPILLTASAAILGMIPISRQIFWGPMALAIIGGLLVATVVTLTVLPAAMSLVMQTEARLAASRAARASR encoded by the coding sequence ATGAAGCAGGGATTTAATCTTTCGGCCTGGGCGCTGAAACAACAGCAGCTGATGGCTTTTCTCATGCTGTTGATTATGACCGCGGGCATCATCAGTTATGAACAGCTTTCCCGCAACGAAGACCCGGCGTTTACCATCAAAACGGCGGTGGTGTCTGCGCAGTGGCCGGGCGCGAATCTCAGCGATACGGTCAACCTGGTCACCGACACGCTGGAGAAAAAGCTGCAGGAAATCCCCTGGCTTGACTATGTCCAGAGTGAGACGCACGCCGGGCGCTGCGTTATTTTCATTAATCTTCGCGATAACACACCTCCTGAGCAGGTTGCTGACATCTGGTATCAGGTACGAAAGAAAATGCAGGACGTGGCTCCATCATTACCGCAGGGTGTACAGGGGCCAGCGGTCAATGATGAGTTTGAAGACACGTTTGGCACGATTTACGGATTTACCGCCGACGGCTTTACCCTGCGAGAGCTGCGGGATCGGGTGGACAGCATCCGCCGGGATCTTATGAGCCTGCCGGACGTGGGCAAAATTCAGCTGCTGGGCGAGCAGGAAGAGCAGCTGGTGGTTGCCTTCTCCCCACGCCAGCTCTCCGCCATGGGGCTGGATTTACAGCAGGTCGCTGATGCGCTGCGCGCGCAGAACCTGGTTGAGCCTGCGGGTATCGCCCGTACGGCCGATGACACTGTTGCCCTGCGCGTCAGCGGAGCGTTCAGCAGCGAAGAGAGCCTGCGAGCGGTAACGCTTCGGGTCAACAACCGTTATATCCCTCTGACAGATATTGCCAGCATTATACGCAGGCCGGCAGAGCCGCCGGCTCCGCTTTTTCGCGTCAATGGCCAGCCTGCCATTGGCCTTGCCGTCTCAATGGCGCCAACCGGAAATATGCTTGATTTCGGGCAGGCGCTGCGGTCGCGCATGAACAGCGAAGCGGCACAGCTACCGCACGGTATTGAAATGACCCGTATTGCCGATCAGTCTGCCGTGGTGAAGGAGGCCGTCAGCGGGTTTGTGCATGTGCTGGGGGAGGCGGTAATAATTGTACTGGCCGTTTCTTTCGTTTCGCTCGGGCTACGTGCCGGTCTGGTGGTGGCGGCAGCGATCCCGCTGGTGCTTGCCATGACGTTTGTCTGTATGCATCTTGCCGGTATCGGCCTGCAGCGCATCTCTCTTGGCGCGCTGATTATTGCGCTGGGCCTGCTGGTTGACGATGCGATGATAACGGTTGAAACCATGGTGGCGCGTCTGGAAGCCGGGGATTCCCGTGCCAGTGCTGCGACCTATGCTTTCACTTCAACGGCATTCCCGATGCTGACCGGCACGCTGGTGATGATTGCGGGCTTTATTCCGGTTGGCTTTGCCGCTTCAAGCGCCGGGGAATACTGCTATACCCTTTTTGCGGTGGTGCTTATCGCGCTAATCAGCTCATGGGTTGTGGCCGTGCTTTTTTCTCCGCTGACCGGCAGCTGGCTGTTGCCAGGCACGCTGCAGAAACACACTGCCGGTCGCGGGCTGCCTGGCAGGCTTTACCAGCGCCTGCTTGCCGGAGTTTTGCGGCACCGCTTACTGACAACTGGGCTTGCGCTGGTGGCCCTGGTGCTGGCAGGGGTGGGAACGACATATATGCAGGGCGAATTCTTTCCGGCCTCCGATCGTCCTGAACTTCTGGTCAGCCTCTCTCTGCCGGCGAATGCCTCTCAGGAAGCGACCCTGCGTCAGACAGAGCGGCTGGAGCGCGCGGTATCAGCCAGCCGAGATGTTGACCACTACTCCTCTTATGTCGGAACCGGGGCGATACGCTTTTATCTGCCTATGGACGTGCTGCTTGATGATGAAAATACTGCTCAGCTGGTCGTCGTGGCCAGAAGCCTGGCGGCGCGCGAAAGGCTTCAGCACTATCTCGACAGGGTGCTTGATCGGGATTTCAGCGATATCACGACCCGCGTTTCTCCCCTTGAGCTTGGCCCGCCCGTGGGCTGGCCCGTGCGCTATCGCGTCAGCGGGCCTGATTACAGGCGCGTTCAGGCGCTGGCTGAGCGGCTTTCAACTTTATTAGGGGCTTCCCCCCTGACGCGGGAGGTGAATCAGACCGCAGGCGAGCCTGAGCGGGTTATTACGCTGAAGGTAAACCAGACCGCAGCCCGGGCAGCAGGACTCTCTTCAGATCAGATTGCCCGTTATCTGAACACGATCTGGTCAGGATCGCTTGTTACTACTGTTCGCGACAGAAACCGGCTGATTGACGTCGTGCTGCAGGGCAATGCGGATGAAAGGCGCAATCTTGACAGCCTCTCCGGGATGCTACTGACCTCATCGTCGGGGGCAAAAATTCCGCTGGCGCAGGTGGCCACGCCAGAGTGGGGGCTTGAGGATCCGGTTATCTGGCGGCGCCAGCGTCTGCCGTTTATCACCGTACAGACAGATCTGGCACCCGGTATGCGCGCGGAAACGGTCTCAGCGGGTCTGAAGCCGCTTATTAATCACATGCGGGCGGAATTGCCAGCGGGTTACACGATCAGCGAGGACGGAGCCGTCGCTGAATCTGATAAGGGTAACAGCTCGGTATTTGCCATTTTACCCGTCACGCTGCTCTGCATGCTGGTGCTGCTGATGATTCAGCTAAAGCGCGTTTCCCGTATGCTTCTGGCCCTGCTGATGGCCCCCTTTGGTTTGCCCGGGATCGTGTTGGCCATGCTGCCGACCGGAACGCCTATGGGCTTTGTCGCTTTACTGGGCATTATTGCGCTTGCAGGCATGATTATACGCAACGCGGTTATTCTCATTACCGAAGCAGACCACAACCGGGAGTCGGGGATGCACTATAACGCGGCGATAGGGGCCGCAGCTGCACACCGCGCTCGTCCTATTCTTCTCACGGCAAGCGCAGCTATTCTGGGCATGATCCCTATTTCCCGTCAGATTTTCTGGGGGCCGATGGCGCTGGCCATTATCGGCGGACTGCTTGTGGCGACGGTGGTGACGCTTACGGTTTTACCGGCAGCCATGAGTCTGGTAATGCAGACAGAAGCACGCTTGGCTGCGAGCCGGGCAGCCAGGGCCTCTCGTTAA
- the nadS gene encoding NadS family protein, with the protein MRKELFDDLMASAKEAVEIHQGKREPARITRFELPDVKAIRASTHMKQDDFAAVIGVSSALVQAWEQGRRSPSGSALKLLRMIERKPEFVQELLQV; encoded by the coding sequence ATGCGTAAAGAGCTTTTCGATGATCTGATGGCTTCTGCTAAAGAGGCTGTAGAAATCCATCAGGGTAAGCGTGAACCAGCTCGCATTACCCGTTTCGAACTGCCAGACGTTAAAGCTATACGTGCAAGCACGCACATGAAGCAAGATGATTTCGCTGCTGTAATTGGCGTAAGCTCAGCGTTAGTTCAGGCATGGGAGCAGGGCCGAAGAAGCCCATCAGGATCGGCGCTTAAGCTTCTACGCATGATTGAACGTAAGCCTGAGTTCGTTCAAGAGCTTTTACAGGTTTAA
- a CDS encoding transporter substrate-binding domain-containing protein yields MTMKKGLIALSVVMAASLLSACDNNDKSAQGGSDATTIRVGATGLSFPGAFKKEGKLTGFDVEVTEAIAKDLNYKIEWVTSDFSGLMGQLEGGKLDTVANVVAITPARQAKYNFSTPYSYYGSQIVTNKDNATINTLDDLRGKTIAGVLGSNHLVNLKKAFGDNGVTIRTYESRDGAMNDAINNRVQGYVNSGPILLAEINQKGLPLKFVGQPLVIESVGFPFHKDEKGDKLRAAFDKEVDAMRKDGRLKAISEKYFGEDITAQPSH; encoded by the coding sequence ATCACCATGAAAAAAGGGTTAATCGCACTGTCCGTTGTAATGGCGGCCTCACTGCTTAGCGCCTGCGACAATAATGATAAATCGGCGCAGGGCGGTTCCGACGCCACCACTATCCGCGTCGGCGCGACCGGGCTGAGCTTTCCCGGCGCATTCAAAAAAGAGGGCAAGCTGACCGGGTTCGACGTTGAGGTCACTGAAGCGATCGCCAAAGACCTGAACTACAAAATCGAGTGGGTTACCTCTGACTTCAGCGGCCTGATGGGCCAGCTGGAGGGCGGCAAGCTCGATACGGTGGCGAACGTGGTGGCGATTACGCCGGCGCGCCAGGCGAAATATAACTTCTCCACGCCCTACAGCTACTACGGCAGTCAGATCGTGACCAATAAAGACAATGCCACTATCAATACGCTGGATGACCTGCGCGGCAAAACCATCGCTGGCGTGCTCGGCTCCAACCATCTGGTTAACCTGAAAAAAGCCTTCGGCGATAACGGCGTGACGATCCGCACCTATGAGAGCCGCGACGGCGCGATGAACGACGCCATCAACAACCGCGTGCAGGGCTACGTCAACTCCGGGCCGATTCTGCTGGCGGAGATCAACCAGAAAGGGCTGCCGCTGAAGTTTGTCGGTCAGCCGCTGGTGATCGAGTCGGTCGGCTTCCCGTTCCATAAAGATGAGAAGGGCGACAAGCTGCGCGCCGCGTTCGACAAAGAGGTCGATGCGATGCGTAAAGATGGCCGCCTGAAAGCGATCTCAGAAAAATACTTCGGCGAAGATATCACCGCGCAGCCGTCTCACTAA
- a CDS encoding efflux RND transporter periplasmic adaptor subunit, with amino-acid sequence MSDELPGLLKQGVRHLLDTRHLVSLMPLLPCFVLMVIMLTGCDGKKQPDSSPPRPVRFVTVGPRQASGPQTLTGEVRAHDETSLSFRLDGRIIMRSADVGSRFRQGDALAVLDSPTAQNQLTSAQADVSSSRAAEKVAALNLHRMRLLIPSGAIARAQLDSASADWQAALSRLQSSEAALKNAQENLRWTTLTAPVSGVVTGISASAGQVVSAGQTVFTVASGDERDVAFDVASPGIISRQPGAVFQVALLQNPSVIAQAHLRDISPQADPQTRSWRVRITLDHPPSDMVMGASVAITLPSVATAAEPVISLPATALTRLSNEPAVFVLDPANNLVRRRPVHIAGYSADAVFIRAGISPGDRVVTAGVRSLRDGERVAGIKEAQDEAGI; translated from the coding sequence ATGTCTGATGAACTCCCCGGCCTGCTTAAACAGGGCGTCAGGCACCTGCTGGATACGCGGCATCTTGTCTCACTGATGCCTTTGCTGCCCTGTTTTGTTCTGATGGTCATTATGCTTACAGGCTGCGATGGGAAAAAACAGCCTGATTCTTCCCCTCCGCGCCCGGTCAGGTTTGTAACGGTCGGTCCGCGCCAGGCTTCCGGGCCGCAGACGCTGACCGGCGAAGTACGGGCACATGATGAAACGTCCCTGAGTTTCAGGCTGGACGGTCGCATAATCATGCGCAGTGCTGATGTGGGCAGCCGCTTCAGACAGGGCGACGCGCTTGCTGTTCTGGACAGTCCGACAGCACAGAACCAGTTAACCAGCGCCCAGGCCGACGTCAGCAGCAGCCGGGCCGCAGAGAAAGTGGCGGCGCTTAACCTGCATCGTATGCGTCTTCTGATACCGTCCGGGGCTATTGCACGGGCGCAGCTGGATAGCGCTTCCGCAGACTGGCAGGCCGCGCTTTCACGCCTTCAGAGCAGTGAGGCGGCGCTGAAAAATGCGCAGGAAAATCTGCGCTGGACAACCCTTACGGCACCGGTAAGCGGCGTGGTAACAGGCATCAGCGCGTCAGCGGGGCAGGTGGTCAGCGCCGGTCAAACCGTCTTTACCGTCGCGTCCGGTGATGAAAGGGACGTCGCATTTGACGTAGCCAGTCCCGGCATCATCTCTCGCCAGCCCGGTGCCGTTTTCCAGGTGGCCTTGCTTCAAAACCCCTCTGTGATTGCACAGGCGCATCTGCGCGATATCAGCCCCCAGGCCGATCCGCAGACGCGAAGCTGGCGAGTGCGCATCACGCTTGATCATCCGCCGAGTGACATGGTGATGGGAGCCAGCGTCGCCATCACGCTTCCATCCGTAGCGACAGCGGCTGAACCGGTCATATCACTTCCGGCTACTGCCCTGACGCGCCTGTCAAATGAGCCCGCGGTGTTCGTTCTGGATCCGGCTAATAATCTGGTTCGCCGGCGGCCCGTGCACATTGCAGGCTATTCAGCGGACGCGGTGTTTATAAGGGCGGGCATATCACCGGGAGATCGTGTGGTAACGGCTGGCGTCAGAAGCCTGCGTGACGGTGAGCGCGTGGCCGGCATAAAGGAGGCGCAGGATGAAGCAGGGATTTAA
- a CDS encoding GNAT family N-acetyltransferase, with translation MSDSFRQLTAEDTAAYYALVHAAYASARDLGIKFDAATADAAQMQRHIAAHGVYGMFRDGELVASVTLRYPWGPLPGPFGLPHIGWFATAPHYRGQRLGVKMLDWLEQAVLRDQLRAPAYSLGTAESHPWLIQLYEAMGFEKVSKKDLGKGHITVYMKKTIHTPHAR, from the coding sequence ATGAGCGACAGCTTCCGCCAGCTGACCGCGGAGGATACCGCGGCCTACTACGCGCTGGTACATGCGGCCTACGCTTCCGCGCGCGACCTGGGTATTAAATTTGATGCCGCCACGGCGGATGCGGCGCAGATGCAGCGTCATATCGCCGCCCACGGCGTCTACGGCATGTTCCGCGACGGTGAACTGGTGGCGTCGGTGACGCTGCGTTATCCCTGGGGGCCGCTGCCTGGCCCGTTCGGACTGCCGCATATCGGCTGGTTCGCCACCGCGCCGCACTATCGCGGTCAGCGGCTGGGCGTGAAGATGCTCGACTGGCTGGAGCAGGCGGTACTGCGCGATCAGCTGCGCGCGCCAGCCTATTCCCTCGGCACCGCCGAGAGCCATCCGTGGCTGATTCAGCTTTACGAGGCGATGGGGTTTGAGAAGGTCAGCAAAAAAGACCTCGGCAAAGGCCACATCACCGTTTACATGAAAAAAACTATTCATACACCGCACGCCCGCTAA
- the purB gene encoding adenylosuccinate lyase, translating into MASHIIDFLLIGNNFGTPEMRDVWSEQSRLKQQVKVEVALAQAEGELDVIPAQAAKTIIERADPSTLNIDDIAQQGAQMKHSLMPTLIALQKQCGEAGEFIHYGATTQDIVDTATVLQLCDAFAIIQRDTTQMANELATVARRYQHTPMVGRTHGMQALPTTFGFKVAVWLDEFLRHLTRLNDIKPRTLTGNINGAISTYASFGPLGPEVEKRTLDILGLATPNIGWQSARDRFSEFASVAVLISGTLGKIGNELYNLMRTEINEIEEPFSAGKIGSTTMPHKRNPAALEGLASLTAPVLKSAALIYESMHVEHERDAMSWRAEWIALPEICIYLSAQLQNAIAILRGMTVNEARMRRNLDMQGGLLLSEKVMFELGKKMGKQTAHHVVYDCAMQAWEQQRDFIETLRAHPQMDNSISDEELNRWLDPVNYLGSATRKVDEVIAAAQASGLLEKSP; encoded by the coding sequence ATGGCGTCACATATTATTGATTTTCTTTTAATTGGCAACAATTTTGGCACACCAGAAATGCGCGATGTCTGGTCGGAACAAAGCCGACTGAAGCAGCAGGTAAAGGTCGAAGTAGCGCTGGCGCAGGCGGAAGGCGAACTTGATGTCATTCCGGCGCAGGCGGCAAAAACCATTATCGAGCGCGCCGACCCGTCAACGCTAAATATCGACGACATCGCACAGCAGGGCGCGCAGATGAAGCACTCTCTGATGCCGACGCTGATCGCACTGCAAAAACAGTGCGGCGAGGCGGGCGAGTTTATTCACTACGGCGCCACCACGCAGGATATCGTCGATACTGCCACCGTGCTGCAGCTGTGCGACGCGTTCGCCATTATTCAGCGCGACACGACACAGATGGCAAACGAGCTTGCGACCGTCGCCAGACGTTATCAGCATACGCCGATGGTGGGGCGCACCCACGGTATGCAGGCGTTGCCGACCACTTTCGGCTTTAAAGTCGCCGTCTGGCTGGATGAGTTCCTGCGCCATCTGACGCGCCTGAACGATATCAAACCCCGCACGCTTACCGGCAATATTAACGGCGCCATCTCCACCTACGCCTCCTTCGGCCCCCTTGGCCCGGAAGTGGAAAAGCGCACCCTCGACATTCTCGGACTGGCGACGCCGAATATCGGCTGGCAGTCGGCGCGCGACCGCTTCTCCGAGTTCGCCTCCGTGGCGGTACTGATCAGCGGCACGCTGGGTAAAATCGGTAACGAGCTTTACAACCTGATGCGCACCGAAATCAACGAGATTGAGGAGCCGTTCTCCGCCGGTAAGATCGGATCGACCACCATGCCCCACAAGCGCAATCCCGCCGCGCTGGAAGGGCTGGCCAGCCTGACCGCGCCGGTGCTGAAAAGCGCCGCGCTGATTTATGAGTCGATGCACGTTGAACACGAGCGCGATGCCATGAGCTGGCGCGCCGAGTGGATCGCGCTGCCGGAAATCTGCATCTACCTTTCGGCGCAGTTGCAAAACGCTATCGCCATTCTGCGCGGCATGACGGTGAACGAAGCGCGCATGCGCCGCAACCTCGATATGCAGGGCGGCCTGCTGCTGTCGGAAAAAGTGATGTTCGAACTGGGCAAAAAAATGGGCAAGCAGACCGCGCACCATGTGGTGTACGACTGCGCCATGCAGGCCTGGGAGCAGCAGCGCGATTTTATAGAGACGCTGCGCGCTCATCCGCAGATGGACAACAGCATCAGCGACGAGGAGCTGAACCGCTGGCTCGATCCGGTGAACTACCTCGGTTCGGCGACGCGCAAGGTGGATGAGGTGATCGCCGCCGCGCAGGCCTCCGGCCTGCTGGAGAAATCGCCATGA
- a CDS encoding S66 peptidase family protein — protein sequence MHVRQKLLAPPLKIGDTIGFFSPSSPATITAPNRFNRAKKFLEQKGFGLKAGSLTGLSDYYRSGTIKERADELNALIRDPEVSCIMSTIGGSNSNSLLPYLDYQTLSENPKIIIGYSDATALLAGIYAKTGLVTFYGPALVASFGEFPPLVNETYQSFYELLVQRRAGNYYYNLPKKWTDECLNWDNAEPVRPKLLYENNCRFLGAGVIEGRVIGGNLNTLSGIMGSKWMPEIEKGDILFIEDSLKDIATVERSFSMLKLNGILDKAGAIILGKHELFDNAGTGRQPADVLQEILADKPIPLVDGFDCCHTHPMLTLPLGVSLRVDFDGGTVAITGKYLK from the coding sequence ATGCATGTAAGACAAAAGCTGCTTGCTCCTCCATTAAAAATTGGTGATACGATTGGTTTTTTTTCACCGTCGTCTCCGGCAACCATAACGGCACCTAACCGCTTTAACCGCGCAAAAAAATTCCTTGAACAAAAAGGGTTCGGGCTTAAAGCAGGAAGTCTCACAGGCCTGTCGGATTACTATCGTTCAGGTACTATTAAAGAGAGAGCAGACGAGCTTAATGCGCTTATTCGTGATCCTGAGGTAAGCTGTATTATGTCCACTATCGGGGGAAGCAACAGCAACTCGCTTTTGCCTTATCTTGATTATCAAACGCTTAGTGAGAATCCAAAAATAATCATTGGTTACTCTGATGCTACTGCACTACTGGCAGGCATCTATGCCAAAACAGGGCTGGTTACATTTTACGGACCTGCACTGGTCGCTTCATTTGGTGAGTTTCCTCCGTTAGTAAATGAAACCTATCAGTCGTTTTACGAATTACTGGTGCAGCGTCGAGCAGGTAACTATTATTATAACTTGCCAAAAAAATGGACTGATGAATGCTTAAACTGGGATAACGCCGAGCCAGTCAGACCTAAATTACTATATGAAAACAATTGTAGGTTTTTAGGGGCAGGTGTCATCGAAGGGCGAGTTATAGGCGGTAACCTGAATACCCTGTCAGGTATCATGGGAAGTAAGTGGATGCCTGAAATAGAGAAAGGCGACATCTTATTTATTGAAGATAGTCTGAAAGATATTGCTACAGTTGAACGTTCTTTTTCTATGTTAAAGCTCAACGGTATACTTGATAAAGCTGGTGCAATAATTTTAGGTAAGCATGAGCTTTTTGATAACGCAGGAACTGGGCGTCAGCCTGCTGATGTGCTGCAGGAAATTCTGGCAGATAAGCCTATACCACTTGTAGATGGCTTCGACTGTTGCCATACACATCCAATGCTTACGCTGCCCCTTGGTGTTTCACTACGTGTAGATTTCGATGGGGGCACCGTGGCAATAACAGGTAAATATTTAAAATAA